GCGCCAGGACAGGTGGTCGCGTAGCCGTCCTGGTGACCGGCGAGCGCCGGCAGGACGGCCTCGTGTCCCGCCGGGTAGAGGCTGAGGTCGTTGCTGGAGACGAGCCGGGCGACGCCCCGCGGGTCGACGTCGGCGAGGCCGAGCTTCCAGGCGGCCAGCGCGGCGATCGCGTCGGTCATCGCGCGCGGCACCTCGGCGCCCGCGGTGAAGGTGCCGATCGCCGCGACGCCGGTGGTGCGGTGGTTGAAGCCCTGGGTGTGGGCGCCGGTGACGGGCCGGTCGACGCCCCCGGCGCGGCCCTCGTAGACGGTGCCGCAGCGGTCGACGAGAAAGTTGTAGCCGAGATCGTCCCACTGCCGGCCGCCGGTCTGTCCCGAGTACAGGTCGCGGACGATCCTGGGGGTGTCGGCGCAGTCGTAGCCGTTGGGCGTGTCGGTGTGGTGGACGAAGACGGCGACCACCTTGTCGTCGTAGCGCGGTGGCGGCTGGGCGTGCCGGGTGAAGTCGTCGAGCCAGGCCGAGCGGGGCACCACGCGTGGCTCGGGCGCGGTGTGCGGGGCGGGCCGGGTGGTCGGCTCGGGGGGCGTGCGGCGCGGGCGGGTGCCGTCGCCGCCGCAGGCGCTGAGCAGCAGGGCGAGGACGGCGGCGAGCACGGGCAGGCAGCCGAGCAGGAACGGGCCGGCGCCGGATATCCGGACCGGCCGCCGGCTCCTGGTCCGGCCGCCGCCTGACGCCCTTCGGAGCACGCGCATGGTCCCACTCTCGGGTCGATCGGCGCCGTCCGCGATGTGTGCTGTGCCACCCGGTGGAACCATCGTCCTGGTCCGAGACGTTTCTCCCGGTGCACGCGCGCGTGGCCGGTTCCCTGACCCGCACGCGCGCGTGGCTGATCACTGGCGACGCCCCGCCCGTACTGAGGGGTCCGAGAGAAAGGCGGCTCCGTGGATCTGCTCGACGTCCTGTTGTTGCTGGTGGTGGTGGTCTACGCGGCGTCCGGCTACCGGCGCGGCCTGGTGGCCGGGTGTGTGTCGCTGGCCGGTTTCGTCGGCGGCGCGGTCGTCGGTGTCTGGGTGCTGCCGTGGGTGATGGACCTGGTGACGGCCGGCACCCGGGCGGCGACGGTGACCGCGGTGCTCACCGTGCTGGTGCCGGCCGTCGTGGGGCACGAGCTGGCGGGGCGGCTGGCGCTGCGGCTGCGCCGGGAGCTGGACCGGGGGCCGCTGCGGGTGGCGGACGGCCTCGGCGGCGCGGCGGCGAACTCGGTGGCGGTGCTGATCGTGGCGTGGGTCGCGGCGAGCGTCCTCGGGGCGTCCTCGTCGTCGCTGGTGACGTCGGCGATCCGGGACTCGCGGGTGCTGGGCGCGGTGCAGGACGTCATGCCGGACACCACGCCCGTCTGGTTCTCGCGGGCCACCTCGGCGCTGAGCGAGGCGGGGTTCCCGCAGGTCTTCAACCCCTTCGAGAACGAGTCGACGGCGGAGGTGGCGAAGCCCTCGGGCGACAGCGTCACGGCCGGGGCGACGGAGGCGGCCAGGCGCAGCACGGTGAAGGTCGAGGGGGTCTCGGGCGACCAGGGGCGCGAGGGCAGCGGGTTCGTGTACGCGCGGGAGCGGGTGATGACCAACGCGCACGTGGTGGCCGGGATCGACGCGCCGACCGTGCGGGTCGGCGGGGTGGGGCGGTCCTATCCGGCGCGGGTGGTGCTGTTCGATCCGCAGAAGGACGTGGCGGTGCTCTTCGTGCCGGGTCTCGACGCGCCGGTGCTGCAGTTCGACGACGACGCGGGGCGCGGCGACGCGGCGGTGGTGGCCGGCTATCCGCAGGACGGCGGTCTGGACCTCCAGGCGGCGACGGTCGCCCAGCGGGTGCGGGCGACCGGGCAGAACATCTACAACGACGCCATGGTGACCCGGGAGATCTACTCGATCCGCTCCACGGTGCGGCCGGGCAACTCGGGCGGGCCGCTGCTGACCACGGACGGCCGGGTGTTCGGCGTGGTCTTCGCGCGCTCCACGTCGAACGCCGAGACGGGCTATGTGCTGACGGCGGCCGAGGTGGCGCAGGACGCGAGGCGGGCGGCGTCCGCGACGGCGGCGGTGGACACCGGGCCGCTGATCACGTCCTGAGCGTCCGGCCCCCGGGCGTCAGGCCGGGGCGCCGCCGGTCACAGGGCGCACCCCATGAGGACGTCGTCGACGTAGGCGCCGTCCAGCAGGAACTCGCCCGGCAGCACGCCCTCCACGGCGAACCCCTCGGACGCGTAGAGGGTGCGGGCGGGCGTGTTGTGCCCGAGGACGCGCAGGGTGAGCCGGCGTGCGCCCTGCCTCCTGGCCTCCTCGCGGGCGGCCCGCAGCAGGGCCCGCCCGACGCCCGCGCCGCGCGCCTCCTCGGCGACCAGGAACCCGAGGATCTGCCGGACGTGCGCGTTGCAGGCGAGGGAGGTGGGAAACCCGAGCCTGACGTATCCGACGACCCGCCGGTCACGTCCGGCGGCTCCGACAGCTCCGTCGGGTCCGGCGG
The sequence above is a segment of the Streptomyces griseoviridis genome. Coding sequences within it:
- a CDS encoding peptidoglycan recognition protein family protein; the encoded protein is MRVLRRASGGGRTRSRRPVRISGAGPFLLGCLPVLAAVLALLLSACGGDGTRPRRTPPEPTTRPAPHTAPEPRVVPRSAWLDDFTRHAQPPPRYDDKVVAVFVHHTDTPNGYDCADTPRIVRDLYSGQTGGRQWDDLGYNFLVDRCGTVYEGRAGGVDRPVTGAHTQGFNHRTTGVAAIGTFTAGAEVPRAMTDAIAALAAWKLGLADVDPRGVARLVSSNDLSLYPAGHEAVLPALAGHQDGYATTCPGAALMARLPAVREAAAGLQGRRGPTGPAPSTGTPQPARRVLRTPAPTVSDIEADRRWGT
- a CDS encoding MarP family serine protease, which codes for MDLLDVLLLLVVVVYAASGYRRGLVAGCVSLAGFVGGAVVGVWVLPWVMDLVTAGTRAATVTAVLTVLVPAVVGHELAGRLALRLRRELDRGPLRVADGLGGAAANSVAVLIVAWVAASVLGASSSSLVTSAIRDSRVLGAVQDVMPDTTPVWFSRATSALSEAGFPQVFNPFENESTAEVAKPSGDSVTAGATEAARRSTVKVEGVSGDQGREGSGFVYARERVMTNAHVVAGIDAPTVRVGGVGRSYPARVVLFDPQKDVAVLFVPGLDAPVLQFDDDAGRGDAAVVAGYPQDGGLDLQAATVAQRVRATGQNIYNDAMVTREIYSIRSTVRPGNSGGPLLTTDGRVFGVVFARSTSNAETGYVLTAAEVAQDARRAASATAAVDTGPLITS
- a CDS encoding GNAT family N-acetyltransferase gives rise to the protein MTVMPEPYIRHAVPADEETLSRLDRIAWSPLHAVQPRPQPPYPPFFTERFGPRDHLVAELDGAAGPDGAAGPDGAAGPDGAAGPDGAVGAAGRDRRVVGYVRLGFPTSLACNAHVRQILGFLVAEEARGAGVGRALLRAAREEARRQGARRLTLRVLGHNTPARTLYASEGFAVEGVLPGEFLLDGAYVDDVLMGCAL